GTGGCGGAAGCGGCGGGCCGGCCGCTCGCCTGGAACGATCTGGGCATGGCGATCAATTCCCGCTTCGCCCGCAGCCAGGATCAGCTCCACATTCATGTCGATTGCGTCAAGCCGCGGCTCAAGGCGGAACTCGCCCGCGCCGCGCGCGGACGCAAGGGCTGGTTCGAGATCGACCTGCGCCCCTGGGCCGGCCGCTACCGCGCCCGCCGCCTGAGGGCCGCGGATCTCGACCAGAACATTTTCCGGATGGTCGCCCTGGAAATTCCCCGCGCCCGCGACAATATGGCGAGCGAAACCATCGCCGTGATCGGACTGGACGAGCCTCGGGGCGGGCGCGGCTTCCTGCTGCTCGTCGCCGGAGGCGGCGGCCATGCCGAGGAATTGCTCGACCACCAATGCCGTCTCGGCCGAAACGTCATGCGCGATTGAGCCCGATTGAGAGGTTTGCCTATGCCGATCTATGGTTACGAATGCAAGAAATGCGGCGCGTCCTTCCAGACCTTGGTGCGCTCCGGCGAGGAGCCGGTCTGCCCGTCCTGCGGCGCCGTCGAGCTTGAGCAGCAATTGTCGCTGATCGCCACGCCGGCGCGCGGCGGCGAGAGCGACGCGCCCGCCTGTTCCAACGCCGGCGCCGGACCGGCCTGCGCCGCCTGTCCCGGCGCCTCCATGTTCGGCTGACGCGAGGGCGCGATGGCGGCGGGCGGACGTTTTAGGGGATTTCCCCGGGTCGCCGCGATCCTCGGCGGCGCGGTTGTCTATTATGCCTTGCCAATCTGGGGCGAGGGCGGCTTCGGGCCTTTCTTTCGCTCCCCGGCCCTCATGGCCTTGACCGTCGTCTATTTCGCGCTCGCCGTCGCCGCATTGTTCTGCGGCGGCAACGTGTCACCCGGGATCCGAGAGGACCGCAACAATCGCTGGGTTCTGCCCGCCTTCGCGCTTCTTGGTCTCGCCATGGGTTTTATTCCGGCCTGGGACGACCGCTACGGTTTTTTGACCTTCGGCGGCGAAGCATTGCGCTGGAGCGGCGTCGTTCTGTTCGGCCTTGGCGGGAGCTTAAGGCTGTGGCCGGTGGTCGCGCTCGGCGACAGATTCTCCGGCCTGGTTGCGATCCAGCCGATCCATGAATTGCTCACGACCGGCCCCTACCGTTATATCCGCCACCCCTCCTATCTCGGATTAATGATCTCCTCGATCGGTTGGGCGCTCGCCTTCTGCTCAGGAGCCGGCCTGGTCATCGCCGCCTTGACACTGCTCCCGTTGCTCGCGCGGATCGACGCGGAAGAGAGGCTGCTGCAATCTGAATTCGGCGCGGAATATGACGCCTATCGCGCCCGCACCTGGCGTATGATTCCAGGCCTTTGGTAGCGGCGAGCGAAATCGCGGCTATAATCCGGACGCACG
This genomic interval from Candidatus Rhodoblastus alkanivorans contains the following:
- a CDS encoding CDP-diacylglycerol diphosphatase, with the translated sequence MKRIIVLIFSLVALAGAAGPTAAFEGRAFGRDGLWRIVHGVCSPVNRLTGLAAPCLAVDREKGVATVRAPDDATHIIVTPLARVSGVESAALLRKGAPNYWADAWNERHWVAEAAGRPLAWNDLGMAINSRFARSQDQLHIHVDCVKPRLKAELARAARGRKGWFEIDLRPWAGRYRARRLRAADLDQNIFRMVALEIPRARDNMASETIAVIGLDEPRGGRGFLLLVAGGGGHAEELLDHQCRLGRNVMRD
- a CDS encoding FmdB family zinc ribbon protein, yielding MPIYGYECKKCGASFQTLVRSGEEPVCPSCGAVELEQQLSLIATPARGGESDAPACSNAGAGPACAACPGASMFG
- a CDS encoding methyltransferase family protein, coding for MAAGGRFRGFPRVAAILGGAVVYYALPIWGEGGFGPFFRSPALMALTVVYFALAVAALFCGGNVSPGIREDRNNRWVLPAFALLGLAMGFIPAWDDRYGFLTFGGEALRWSGVVLFGLGGSLRLWPVVALGDRFSGLVAIQPIHELLTTGPYRYIRHPSYLGLMISSIGWALAFCSGAGLVIAALTLLPLLARIDAEERLLQSEFGAEYDAYRARTWRMIPGLW